Proteins from one Pleuronectes platessa chromosome 16, fPlePla1.1, whole genome shotgun sequence genomic window:
- the LOC128458088 gene encoding uncharacterized protein LOC128458088 yields MDSWTVLALLYYFLFAVLVESVPVSHTPPEFREAAERAKTLVEKILRDLPAAHAAAITTEGLTLDPSPQNPNLQMMVTSLGIPPAPILKPLSERFTKDMCVSRMSVGCLLYQGLLGVLSDRLGGLTNLRADLRDLLTHINKMKEAAQLSAESPEQLQDLASRLTGHYEVQVAVHVTLTQLRSFCHDLIRSLRAIATYRRRAAGAP; encoded by the exons atggactCTTGGACAG TCCTCGCCCTTCTGTACTACTTCCTGTTTGCAGTTTTGGTTGAATCCGTCCCCGTGTCCCACACCCCCCCGGAGTTCAGGGAGGCAGCAGAACGGGCAAAGACGCTGGTGGAGAAAATCCTCAGAGACCTCCCCGCCGCGCACGCCGCCGCCATCACCACAGAG GGTTTGACCCTCGACCCCTCGCCTCAGAACCCAAACCTGCAGATGATGGTGACCTCACTGGgcatcccccccgcccccatcCTCAAACCACTGTCTGAACGCTTCACAAAG GACATGTGTGTGAGTCGTATGTCAGTGGGCTGTCTGTTGTACCAGGGGCTGCTGGGAGTTTTGTCTGACAGGCTAGGCGGACTGACGAACCTACGAGCCGACCTCAGGGACCTGCTGACCCACATCAACAAG ATGAAGGAAGCAGCTCAGCTCAGCGCCGAGAGCCCGGAACAGCTCCAGGATCTGGCCTCTCGTCTCACTGGTCACTACGAGGTGCAGGTGGCCGTCCACGTGACGCTGACACAGCTCCGCTCGTTCTGTCACGACCTGATCCGCAGCCTGAGAGCCATCGCCACCTACAGGCGCAGAGCTGCAGGTGCACCCTAA
- the psmd3 gene encoding 26S proteasome non-ATPase regulatory subunit 3, with product MMSSLRSLEPGKTDPSPGRWFLPERKTSIPQSSALQQLPVIVKLARGEETDTMKETAAKKRDKAGGRDTKAEKPKAPEPQDVEMPEEELTGAAKVKEQDSLTLEDIKEHVKQIEKAVSGKEPRFVLRALRALPSTSRRLNTNVVHKAVSGFFTNNVATRDFLLGFLEEPMEMVDGDVQFRPRTGKAASASLLPEVEAYLQLLLVVHLTNNKRYKEAQKVSDDLLQKIGSKNRRALDLVAAKCYYYHARVYEFLKQFDTMRSFLHTRLRTATLRHDADGQAVLLNLLLRNYLHFNLYDQAEKLVSKSVFPELANNNEWARYLYYTGRIKAIQLEYSEARRTLTNALRKAPQHTAVGFKQTVHKLLIVVELLLGEIPDRLQFRQPSLKRSLMPYFLLTQAVRTGNLAKFNQALDQFGEKFQTDGTYTLIIRLRHNVIKTGVRMISLSYSRISLADIALKLQLDSPEDAEFIVAKAIRDGVIEASINHEKGFVQSKETMDIYGTREPQLAFHQRISFCLDIHNMSVKAMRFPPKAYNKDLESAEERREREQQDLEFAKEMAEDDDDSFP from the exons ACACGATGAAGGAGACAGCGGCCAAGAAGAGAGACAAGGCGGGAGGCCGGGACACCAAAGCCGAGAAGCCCAAGGCTCCGGAGCCGCAGGACGTGGAGATGCCGGAGGAGGAGTTGACCGGCGCGGCCAAAGTCAAAGAGCAGGACAGCCTGACCCTGGAGG ACATTAAGGAGCATGTGAAGCAGATCGAGAAGGCGGTGTCGGGGAAGGAGCCTCGGTTCGTTCTACGTGCCCTGCGTGCGTTACCGTCAACCAGCCGACGTCTCAACACCAACGTGGTGCATAAAGCCGTGAGTGGCTTCTTCACCAACAACGTGGCCACCAGAGACTTCCTGCTGGGCTtcctggaggag ccgATGGAGATGGTGGACGGGGACGTCCAGTTTCGGCCGAGGACGGGTAAAGCAGCGTCTGCTTCGCTGCTGCCTGAGGTGGAGGCttacctgcagctgctgctggtggttcaTCTGACCAATAACAAGAGATACAAGGAG GCTCAGAAGGTGTCGGACGACCTGCTGCAGAAGATCGGCTCGAAGAACCGCAGAGCTCTGGATCTGGTCGCTGCTaagtgttattattatcatgccAGAGTGTACGAGTTCCTCAAGCAGTTTGACACCATGCGCAG TTTCCTCCACACTCGCCTGCGGACGGCGACTCTGCGCCACGACGCCGACGGTCAGGCCGTGCTCCTCAACCTGCTGCTGAGGAACTACCTGCACTTCAACCTGTACGACCAGGCCGAGAAGCTGGTGTCCAAGTCCGTGTTTCCTGAGCTCGCCAACAACAACGAGTGGGCCCGATACCTGTACTACACAG GTCGTATCAAGGCGATTCAGTTGGAGTACTCGGAGGCCCGCAGGACTTTGACCAACGCTCTGAGGAAAGCTCCCCAACACACAGCAGTGGGATTCAAACAGACG GTCCACAAGCTGCTGATCGTAGTGGAGCTGCTGTTGGGAGAGATTCCTGACAGACTTCAGTTCAGACAACCTTCACTCAAAAGATCACTGATGCCGTACTTCCTGCTCACACAGG CTGTGAGAACAGGGAACCTGGCGAAGTTCAACCAGGCCTTGGATCAGTTTGGGGAGAAGTTCCAGACGGACGGGACGTACACTCTCATCATCCGCCTGAGACACAACGTCATTAAGACCG gtgtacGTATGATCAGCTTGTCATACTCTCGTATCTCATTGGCCGACATCGctctgaagctgcagctcgACAGTCCCGAGGACGCAGAGTTCATCGTCGCCAAG GCGATCCGTGACGGAGTGATCGAGGCGAGCATCAACCACGAGAAAGGTTTTGTCCAATCAAAAGAGACCATGGACATCTATGGCACCAGAGAGCCTCAGCTGGCATTTCACCAGAGAATCTCCTTCTGTCTGGATATACACAACATGTCTGTGAAG gCCATGAGGTTTCCTCCCAAAGCTTACAACAAAGACCTGGAGTCAGCCGAG GAGCGTCGGGAACGTgagcagcaggacctggagtTTGCAAAAGAAATGGCTGAAGACGATGACGACAGTTTCCCGTGA